A window of Mycolicibacterium fluoranthenivorans contains these coding sequences:
- a CDS encoding VOC family protein yields MATTTAPGHIGLNVTDLERSVSFYRRALGFDQLGVSTAGEHRYAFLGSDGVLRLTLWQQSDGTFSAHTPGLHHLSFQVDTIEQVRAVEAVLKELGAPFAHDGVVAHREGAASGGIFFSDPDGIRLEVYAPSGADAEPAPNGSAPTCGFF; encoded by the coding sequence ATGGCGACCACGACCGCACCCGGGCACATCGGCCTCAATGTCACGGACCTGGAACGGTCGGTGTCCTTCTACCGTCGCGCCCTGGGTTTCGACCAACTCGGAGTCAGCACAGCAGGCGAACATCGGTACGCCTTCCTGGGGTCGGACGGCGTCCTGCGGCTCACCCTGTGGCAGCAGAGTGACGGCACGTTCTCCGCACACACGCCGGGCCTGCACCACCTTTCGTTCCAGGTGGACACCATCGAACAGGTCCGGGCGGTGGAAGCGGTATTGAAGGAGTTGGGCGCACCCTTCGCCCACGACGGCGTCGTGGCACACCGCGAGGGTGCAGCATCCGGCGGCATCTTCTTCAGCGATCCCGACGGCATCCGGCTCGAGGTGTACGCCCCGAGCGGTGCGGACGCCGAGCCCGCGCCGAACGGCTCGGCCCCCACCTGCGGATTTTTCTGA
- a CDS encoding pyridoxamine 5'-phosphate oxidase family protein, with amino-acid sequence MTLYHAGETAVQQRLGQSAIAERVGRMVRAEIPAAAADFLAEQPMVVVSATDDAGRVWAGLITGRPGFLRAEDPRTIMIGALPAPGDPLREILARPHRIGMIAVEPQTRRRMRVNGIAAPVDFGSQAGLRVHTDQVYSNCPKYISRRNIEQVRGEPARPAARHGAELDAHAAQFITAADTFFVGSADTDGNADASHRGGNLGFLQVISPTRLRWPDYRGNSMFMTLGNIDVNPHCGLLIPDWRTGSTIQLTGTARIDWERHDAAGAQCSIDFTVSELVELPEASPLRWGAAELSPANPA; translated from the coding sequence ATGACGCTCTACCACGCAGGTGAAACGGCGGTTCAACAACGCCTGGGACAGAGTGCGATCGCCGAGCGCGTCGGCCGCATGGTGCGCGCGGAGATCCCGGCTGCTGCCGCGGACTTCCTGGCCGAGCAGCCGATGGTGGTGGTCAGCGCGACCGACGACGCGGGCCGGGTGTGGGCCGGTCTGATCACCGGCCGACCGGGTTTCCTGCGTGCCGAGGACCCGCGGACCATCATGATCGGGGCGCTGCCCGCACCAGGCGATCCGCTTCGCGAGATCCTGGCGCGCCCGCACCGGATCGGGATGATCGCGGTCGAACCACAGACCCGACGCCGGATGCGGGTCAACGGGATCGCCGCTCCGGTCGACTTCGGTTCACAGGCCGGCCTGCGCGTCCACACCGATCAGGTGTATTCGAACTGCCCGAAGTACATATCGCGCAGGAACATCGAGCAGGTGCGAGGCGAACCGGCGCGGCCCGCGGCCCGTCATGGGGCGGAACTGGACGCACACGCCGCGCAGTTCATCACCGCCGCCGACACGTTCTTCGTCGGTTCCGCGGACACCGACGGCAATGCCGATGCCTCGCACCGGGGCGGCAATCTCGGCTTCCTTCAGGTGATCTCACCAACCCGGCTGCGCTGGCCGGACTACCGCGGCAACTCGATGTTCATGACGCTGGGCAATATCGACGTCAATCCGCACTGTGGGTTGCTGATCCCCGACTGGCGCACGGGATCGACCATCCAGCTCACCGGCACCGCCCGGATCGATTGGGAACGCCACGACGCCGCCGGTGCGCAGTGCTCGATCGACTTCACCGTGTCCGAACTGGTCGAGCTCCCCGAGGCAAGCCCGCTGCGCTGGGGCGCCGCCGAGCTGTCCCCCGCCAATCCGGCCTGA